From Erigeron canadensis isolate Cc75 chromosome 8, C_canadensis_v1, whole genome shotgun sequence, one genomic window encodes:
- the LOC122610333 gene encoding uncharacterized protein LOC122610333, with protein MAWLDLFPVLIDLPNFQLSSDVHDSLIWKDAQGIEKPFCSTVVWDSILFKQEEVTWHKSVWFPQMIPDKMMWLIMRRKLRTQDKMMQWCSGANMNFNLVCCSLCTQGPDSHNHLFFDCNFSKHVWSQVRHLAQIHQVSSKWEDILDWITTRANSKSAKSVIGKLLVATTYFIWQERNRRLFSNEVRKVDQIRDIVATSVRLKLVTLRFKYSNQVGRFVEAWNLPKGLVIYNP; from the coding sequence ATGGCCTGGCTTGATCTGTTTCCTGTTTTAATTGATTTACCGAATTTCCAATTGTCAAGCGATGTACATGATTCTTTGATTTGGAAAGATGCACAAGGCATTGAAAAACCCTTTTGTTCGACTGTTGTGTGGGATTCTATACTTTTTAAACAGGAGGAAGTTACATGGCACAAGAGTGTTTGGTTTCCCCAGATGATACCAGACAAGATGATGTGGCTTATTATGAGACGAAAACTGAGGACACAAGACAAGATGATGCAATGGTGTTCAGGAGCAAATATGAATTTTAATCTTGTGTGCTGCTCCCTTTGTACACAAGGACCTGATTCCCATAACCATTTGTTCTTTGATTGTAATTTTTCTAAACATGTATGGAGTCAAGTGCGTCACCTAGCTCAAATTCATCAAGTGAGCTCGAAATGGGAAGACATTCTGGATTGGATAACTACACGAGCCAATTCCAAATCTGCCAAGAGTGTAATTGGAAAGTTGCTAGTTGCTACTACTTATTTCATATGGCAAGAACGAAATAGAAGATTATTTTCTAATGAAGTGAGGAAGGTGGATCAGATTAGAGACATTGTGGCTACAAGTGTTCGTTTGAAGCTTGTCACATTGAGATTCAAGTATTCGAATCAAGTTGGAAGATTTGTGGAGGCTTGGAATTTGCCTAAAGGGCTGGTTATATATAACCCTTAA